The Streptococcus sp. oral taxon 431 nucleotide sequence AAGAGTGAAAAAACTATCTGAGACTAACATGTTTATTTCTTATAATGAAGATAGCTAGAAAAGAATGTTGTATAATAGATGTGTATGATAGGAGGTAGGCAGATGTATCCAGAATTGAAAAGAAAAGTAGTAGAAGCAAAACCGAGCTATCGTCAAGAAGAAATCCTGTGGTTGCTTGAGCACATAGGGGATCCGAGTCCAGAGATTCGCGATGAATTGGTTTTTACCAGTCTGGCTAGAGGGATTCAAGAAGAGTTATTTACCAAGGAGCAATTTCAGTTGATTGCTGCTATGATTGTTTCTGATGGTGGCCTAGATAAAGAGATTGATAAGGCAGGAGCTTCAACGCTTGAACGTTCTTTTAGGGCACTTATTTATGCCAATCTCTTATCTGCCGATGGCAACCAACAGTCTCTTTTTTATCAAGTGCTTAAAACTGATATCAGAAATACGTTGCTCAATCAAGGGTTGCATTACCTTGAAAAAGAAGAGGATACGACAGGTTTTTCAACTCAATATGGTTGGGTGCATGCTTTTGCTCATGGGGCTGATCTTTTGACTGAAGTTGTTTGTCATCCAGACTTTCCTAAAAACAGAGTTCATGAAGTATTTGACATACTTGGCCAACTATTTAAAAGAATTACGGTTCGATTTATAGATGATGAGGAATGGCGCTTAGCCAGAGTTCTTTACGAACCTATTTTGCAAGGCAAGGTGGATCAAGCGACACTAACCTCTTGGATAAAGTCACTTGATTTCCCGATAGAAGAGACGGAAGATTTTTATAAATTTTCCAATTTTAGATCCTGTCTCTTAGAAGTCTATGTTCAACTCGACCAGAGAAATAGTTTACAAGCTGACTTGAAAGAAGTCATTCAATCTTTTCAATATTAGATTTCGACTATTAAATGTGAAAACTTACACAAAATTTTCCAAGCACATTTCTTGAAACCCTTTCCTTCTTCTGATAGACTAATACATAGTTTGAAAAAAGGAGACTTATCATGAAAAAATTTGTTGCTGAATTAATTGGTACTTTTATGCTTGTGTTCATCGGAACAGGAGCTGTTGTTTTTGGAAATGGTGTTGAAGGTCTTGGACACCTTGGGATTGCTCTTGCTTTTGGTTTGGCAATCGTAGTCGCAGCCTTCTCAATCGGAACTGTTTCAGGTGCTCACTTGAACCCAGCTGTTTCTATCGCTATGTTTGTTAACAAACGTTTGTCATCTTCAGAGCTTGTAAACTACATCCTCGGACAAGTGGTTGGTGCTTTCCTTGCATCTGGATCTGTACTCTTCCTCTTGGCAAATTCAGGTATGTCAACTGCAAGTCTTGGTGAAAATGCCTTGGCAAACGGAGTAACTGTCTTTGGTGGTTTCTTGTTTGAAACAATCGCAACATTCTTGTTTGTTTTGGTCATCATGACTGTAACTTCAGCAAGCAAAGGGAATGGCGCAATTGCTGGTTTTGTGATTGGTTTGTCATTGACAGCTTTGATTCTAGCTGGCTTGAACATCACTGGACTTTCAGTAAACCCAGCTCGTAGCTTGGCTCCTGCTGTATTGGTAGGTGGTGTAGCTCTTCAACAAGTTTGGATTTTCATCCTTGCACCAATCGTTGGTGGAGTTCTTGCAGCTCTAGTTGCTAAAAACTTCCTTGGAACTGAAGAATAATCGAAACTCAAAAAGCCTTGCTCCTCATGATGAGGAACAGGGCTTTTTTGTATCTGTTGATACTCAATGAAAATCAAAGAGCAAACTAGCCGCAGGTTGCTTAAAGCACTGCTTGAGGTTGTAGATGAAGAGGCTGGGAAAAAAGTCTTTGGAATTAGAAAAACGCATAGTATCAGGTATTGAAAAAACTTGATGCTATGCGTTTTATTGTGAGGATATTTACTTCATTTTCTCCTGAAATTGAGTTTTTGCCCAGCCTCAACCATACCTACAGCAAGGCGACGTTGACGCGGTTTGAAGAGATTTTCGAAGAGTATTAGCGGTTGTCAATTTTCTCTGGATAGAGGTCGTGTTGGAAGAGACGTTGTTCTGCCAAGCCTTCATACTTGGTTCCAGGTCTACCGTAGTTGTAGTAAGGGTCAATTGAAATGCCACCGCGAGGTGTAAATTTCCCCCACACCTCTAAGTAGCGAGGGTCTAGCAAGTTGACCAAGTCTTTCCCGATAGTGTTGATACAGT carries:
- a CDS encoding MIP/aquaporin family protein — its product is MKKFVAELIGTFMLVFIGTGAVVFGNGVEGLGHLGIALAFGLAIVVAAFSIGTVSGAHLNPAVSIAMFVNKRLSSSELVNYILGQVVGAFLASGSVLFLLANSGMSTASLGENALANGVTVFGGFLFETIATFLFVLVIMTVTSASKGNGAIAGFVIGLSLTALILAGLNITGLSVNPARSLAPAVLVGGVALQQVWIFILAPIVGGVLAALVAKNFLGTEE
- a CDS encoding DUF2785 domain-containing protein, with protein sequence MYPELKRKVVEAKPSYRQEEILWLLEHIGDPSPEIRDELVFTSLARGIQEELFTKEQFQLIAAMIVSDGGLDKEIDKAGASTLERSFRALIYANLLSADGNQQSLFYQVLKTDIRNTLLNQGLHYLEKEEDTTGFSTQYGWVHAFAHGADLLTEVVCHPDFPKNRVHEVFDILGQLFKRITVRFIDDEEWRLARVLYEPILQGKVDQATLTSWIKSLDFPIEETEDFYKFSNFRSCLLEVYVQLDQRNSLQADLKEVIQSFQY